The Aureitalea marina genome includes a window with the following:
- a CDS encoding dihydrolipoamide acetyltransferase family protein — protein sequence MAKFELKLPKMGESVAEATLTNWLKQVGDTIEADEAVLEIATDKVDSEVPSEVDGVLVEQLFQADDVIQVGQTVAIIETEADVEVEIPAPAVQPQSAPESVPQPEVVQEVSQRVEEAVEEVHQTVSSTEGRFYSPLVRNIASTEGINQEELDRIPGTGKDNRVTKQDMLNYLENRGSSAAPVVQETPQPTPVAAPAPTKAETPAVSVNGEDEIIEMSRMGKLIAHHMVDSISTSAHVQSFVECDVTNIWNWRNKIKNAYQQREGEKLTFTPIFLEAVARALKEYPMMNISVDGDRIIKKKQINLGMAAALPDGNLIVPVIKNADQLNLVGMSKAVNDLANRARNNQLKPDEIQGGTYTVTNVGTFGSVMGTPIINQPQVGILALGAIRKVPAVIETPDGDFIGIRYKMFLSHSYDHRVVNGALGGQFVKAVADYLEAWDMDREI from the coding sequence ATGGCAAAATTCGAACTGAAATTACCCAAAATGGGTGAGAGTGTGGCCGAAGCTACATTGACTAACTGGCTGAAGCAGGTTGGTGACACCATAGAGGCCGATGAGGCTGTCCTGGAGATCGCCACCGATAAGGTAGATAGTGAAGTTCCCAGTGAGGTAGATGGAGTCCTGGTAGAACAGCTGTTCCAGGCGGACGATGTTATACAGGTAGGGCAGACCGTAGCCATTATTGAAACGGAGGCTGATGTTGAAGTTGAAATTCCTGCGCCAGCAGTGCAACCACAATCCGCACCAGAGAGCGTCCCACAACCTGAAGTCGTTCAAGAGGTAAGCCAGCGGGTGGAAGAAGCGGTAGAAGAGGTTCACCAAACAGTATCAAGCACAGAAGGAAGATTCTATTCTCCTTTGGTCAGGAACATAGCCTCCACGGAAGGAATCAACCAGGAAGAACTAGACCGAATTCCCGGTACTGGAAAGGACAATCGTGTGACCAAACAAGATATGTTGAACTACCTGGAGAATAGAGGTTCATCTGCTGCTCCAGTGGTGCAAGAAACTCCACAGCCTACTCCGGTGGCAGCCCCAGCTCCAACTAAGGCAGAAACACCGGCAGTCTCGGTGAATGGAGAAGATGAAATTATCGAGATGAGCAGAATGGGCAAGCTTATCGCCCATCATATGGTTGATAGTATAAGCACATCGGCACATGTACAGTCCTTTGTGGAATGCGATGTGACCAACATATGGAATTGGCGGAACAAGATCAAGAATGCCTATCAGCAAAGGGAAGGTGAGAAGCTTACCTTCACCCCAATTTTCCTGGAGGCTGTTGCTCGTGCGCTGAAGGAATATCCGATGATGAATATTTCCGTAGATGGAGATCGCATCATCAAAAAGAAACAGATCAACCTGGGAATGGCTGCAGCTCTCCCAGATGGTAATTTGATCGTTCCCGTGATCAAGAATGCAGATCAGTTGAATCTTGTAGGTATGAGCAAAGCGGTGAATGATCTGGCAAACAGGGCAAGGAATAATCAACTGAAACCGGATGAGATCCAGGGAGGAACATATACAGTAACCAATGTTGGTACCTTTGGCAGTGTGATGGGGACACCCATTATCAACCAGCCTCAGGTTGGAATATTAGCATTAGGTGCTATTCGAAAAGTTCCCGCAGTGATCGAGACCCCTGACGGCGATTTTATCGGCATACGGTACAAGATGTTCCTTTCTCATTCCTATGATCACAGAGTGGTCAATGGAGCTTTAGGGGGCCAGTTCGTCAAGGCCGTAGCAGATTATCTGGAGGCCTGGGATATGGATCGCGAGATCTAG
- a CDS encoding glycosyltransferase family 2 protein, translated as MKLSVIILNYNVRYYLEQCVRSVQDALRSLDAEIIVADNASTDGSGQMMSQLFPGVTFLANSENLGFSKANNLAVREAKGEYVCLLNPDTAVSQDTFVKVLSFAESAEDLGALGVRLMDGTGHYLPESKRYVPTPWRALRKLLGLGGKESYYFNKLAEFQQGEVPVLVGAFMLMRKDRYLEVGGLDEDYFMYGEDIDLSYKLNKAGYRNYYLGSVTTLHYKGESTDKDSAYLDRFYGAMSIFYKKHFSGQWLANAMVNMGIGALKSVRSRSNPVQTAHQQDDQILVLTENLPLLKKLSASYPDRVKTVSKSEVGSETYTQTLFLFDLDYIDYNQVFMLMERHKGQGNRFRIRPSGASFCLGSDRSDQKGEVLVF; from the coding sequence TTGAAACTATCCGTCATCATCCTCAATTACAATGTGAGGTATTATCTGGAGCAGTGCGTTCGCAGTGTACAGGATGCCTTGCGAAGCTTGGATGCCGAGATCATCGTGGCCGATAACGCCTCCACAGATGGCAGTGGTCAGATGATGTCCCAGTTGTTTCCGGGGGTGACCTTTTTAGCAAATTCAGAGAATCTGGGATTTAGTAAGGCCAATAATCTTGCGGTTCGGGAAGCCAAGGGTGAGTACGTCTGTTTGCTGAATCCGGATACTGCGGTAAGCCAGGACACCTTTGTCAAGGTGCTCTCTTTTGCTGAGTCCGCAGAGGATCTGGGTGCCCTGGGTGTGCGTCTTATGGATGGTACCGGCCATTATTTGCCAGAATCCAAACGATATGTTCCAACTCCCTGGAGGGCCCTGAGAAAGTTGCTTGGTCTGGGAGGAAAAGAGTCTTATTATTTCAATAAGCTGGCCGAATTCCAGCAGGGTGAAGTTCCTGTGCTGGTTGGTGCATTTATGTTGATGCGCAAGGACAGATACCTTGAGGTTGGTGGTTTGGACGAGGATTATTTCATGTACGGTGAAGACATCGATCTATCCTATAAATTGAACAAGGCCGGCTATCGGAATTATTACCTGGGGTCTGTGACCACCTTGCACTACAAAGGAGAAAGCACGGACAAAGATTCGGCCTACCTGGATCGTTTTTATGGTGCTATGTCCATCTTCTATAAAAAACACTTTAGTGGTCAGTGGTTGGCCAACGCCATGGTTAATATGGGTATAGGAGCGCTGAAATCTGTGCGTTCCAGGTCAAACCCTGTGCAGACAGCACATCAGCAGGATGATCAGATCCTTGTGCTGACAGAGAACTTGCCTCTTCTCAAGAAATTGTCGGCCTCATATCCTGATCGGGTCAAAACCGTATCCAAGTCTGAAGTCGGGAGCGAGACCTACACCCAGACTCTCTTTCTTTTTGACTTGGACTATATTGATTACAATCAGGTCTTTATGCTGATGGAACGACATAAAGGTCAGGGTAACAGGTTCCGTATAAGACCTTCTGGGGCTTCTTTTTGTTTAGGCAGTGATAGAAGCGATCAGAAAGGTGAGGTACTTGTTTTTTGA
- the recR gene encoding recombination mediator RecR, which produces MEFSSKLLEQAVDQMSQLPGIGRRTALRLVLHLLRQPEHQTEQLSQSLTNLRSHIIFCEQCHNISDTPVCEICSNPNRSSELICVVEDIRDVMAIEATGQFKGKYHVLGGKISPMDGVGPGELKIQSLVERVRQGEVKELILALSATMEGDTTNFYIYRQLEGTEVDISTIARGIPVGDELEYADEVTLGRSLQDRIPFESSLKRN; this is translated from the coding sequence ATGGAATTCTCTTCTAAACTACTGGAGCAGGCAGTGGACCAAATGTCCCAACTTCCTGGAATAGGACGAAGGACCGCCCTTCGTCTGGTTTTACATTTATTGCGACAACCAGAGCATCAAACTGAGCAATTGAGCCAGTCTCTGACCAATTTGCGGAGTCATATCATCTTTTGCGAGCAATGTCATAATATCTCAGACACTCCAGTTTGTGAGATCTGCTCCAACCCTAATCGTTCCTCGGAACTGATCTGCGTTGTGGAGGATATACGTGATGTCATGGCCATAGAGGCAACCGGCCAGTTCAAAGGGAAATATCATGTATTGGGCGGGAAGATATCCCCTATGGACGGTGTGGGCCCCGGGGAGCTTAAAATTCAGTCCTTGGTAGAACGGGTCAGGCAGGGAGAGGTCAAGGAATTGATCCTGGCACTGAGTGCGACCATGGAAGGTGACACAACTAATTTCTATATCTACAGGCAGTTGGAGGGAACTGAGGTCGACATTTCCACCATTGCCAGAGGAATACCTGTGGGAGACGAACTAGAGTATGCCGATGAGGTCACGCTTGGTCGCAGCCTGCAGGACCGTATTCCCTTTGAATCCTCACTAAAACGCAACTAA
- a CDS encoding T9SS type A sorting domain-containing protein, giving the protein MIYASRGGIIWRTTDGGATEWEQLTVPGGTINFISVHPSDPDRVAVATTSTARVFVTEDGGQTWENLRLNLPNFSAQCVLWDDNGDDGLYVGMNYGIYYIDDTFSEWQPFNNNLPNVIITELEINQADGKIYAGSYGRGLWASEKYDSQLAAEQFLNDATVALFPNPAQDEFTLVLSEPDQTDIRVFNLSGQQLIYQADVDVNGPHRVNVSGLAAGVYFVRVSTAKGSVTKRLIVK; this is encoded by the coding sequence GTGATCTATGCCTCCAGGGGAGGCATAATCTGGCGTACAACCGATGGTGGAGCTACAGAGTGGGAGCAGTTGACCGTACCTGGCGGAACGATCAACTTTATTTCTGTCCATCCTTCAGATCCTGACCGTGTAGCGGTGGCCACAACCAGTACTGCCCGTGTATTTGTGACCGAAGACGGAGGACAAACCTGGGAGAACCTGCGCCTGAACTTACCTAATTTCAGTGCACAGTGTGTTCTTTGGGATGACAATGGCGATGATGGTCTGTATGTGGGAATGAACTACGGGATCTATTATATTGACGATACCTTTAGCGAGTGGCAACCATTTAATAATAACCTGCCTAACGTCATCATTACCGAATTAGAGATCAACCAGGCTGATGGCAAGATTTATGCCGGTTCGTATGGGCGAGGTCTATGGGCGTCAGAGAAGTACGATTCTCAATTGGCAGCGGAGCAATTCCTTAACGATGCCACCGTAGCCCTTTTCCCAAATCCTGCTCAGGATGAATTTACCTTGGTGCTCTCAGAGCCGGACCAGACGGATATACGAGTTTTCAACCTCTCCGGTCAGCAGTTGATCTATCAGGCCGATGTGGATGTGAACGGGCCTCACCGGGTCAATGTATCCGGCCTGGCTGCTGGTGTATATTTTGTGCGGGTCAGTACGGCAAAAGGATCGGTTACCAAGCGGCTGATCGTAAAATAA
- a CDS encoding VPS10 domain-containing protein → MKIKLLLFGILSLSLSGTYAQEYLEMIEDGSYRVDEIVESAEAYFADRDKGRGSGYKQFKRWEYMANRLQNEAGYLVSLTENMEELARYEAYLNNTANNRGAIGDNWIELGPDDWNATSAWSPGVGRITGFHVDPNNTDRIVVGANTGGVWNTFDGGENWTPLSDYFSNLSVYSIAVDPADSDTYFFGSNSGLIYKSTDAGATWTQLADLSNSRVIKILINPSNSDIIFACSENAGLYRTTDGGVNWTQVISGNAYDVEYKPGDLSVMYAGSQSVWRSTDGGASFAQVGSWNGEAKMIGVSPDDPEVVYVVDEDNGGFGDLYKSTDSGLSYISMGHSNRNYFGYDTAGFESGGQAPRDMDIAVNPNNVDEVHIAGVLTWRSLDGGENFICTSDWIPGQAASAGRGYHHADVDILEFVGSTLYVGSDGGIFKATDTENLNANYYEDLTAGLGIRQLYRIGVSQTADVKITTGSQDNGSTWYTEAVGWRDWLGADGMEGFIALSSNNLMFGTTQFGQLYRSTNGGNSYSGLPEPGQGQGNWVSPFEQDPSVAGTIYVGYNIVYRSTNNGAGGSWSAISQNFGGNLDEMKVAPVITR, encoded by the coding sequence ATGAAAATTAAACTATTACTATTTGGAATCTTGAGTCTTTCCCTTTCCGGGACCTATGCTCAGGAGTACCTCGAAATGATCGAGGATGGATCCTATCGGGTCGATGAAATTGTTGAAAGTGCCGAGGCTTATTTTGCCGATCGGGATAAGGGCCGTGGAAGCGGCTACAAACAATTTAAACGTTGGGAGTATATGGCCAACCGGCTTCAGAATGAAGCGGGTTACCTGGTCTCCTTGACAGAGAACATGGAAGAACTGGCCCGATATGAGGCCTACCTGAACAACACGGCTAATAACCGTGGTGCCATAGGAGACAATTGGATCGAATTAGGTCCAGACGATTGGAATGCGACCTCTGCCTGGAGCCCGGGTGTTGGACGTATCACCGGATTCCACGTGGATCCCAACAATACAGATCGCATTGTGGTCGGAGCAAATACCGGTGGTGTTTGGAACACATTTGATGGAGGAGAGAACTGGACCCCATTATCTGACTATTTTTCTAACCTAAGTGTTTATTCCATTGCGGTGGACCCTGCCGATTCCGATACCTATTTCTTCGGATCCAATAGTGGATTGATCTACAAATCGACCGATGCAGGTGCCACTTGGACTCAATTGGCTGATCTTAGCAACTCTCGTGTGATCAAGATCCTGATCAACCCTTCGAATTCTGATATCATCTTTGCCTGTTCTGAGAATGCCGGCTTATACCGTACTACTGACGGCGGAGTGAACTGGACACAGGTGATCTCAGGGAATGCTTATGATGTAGAATACAAGCCTGGTGATCTTTCCGTGATGTATGCGGGAAGCCAATCCGTATGGCGCTCAACTGACGGAGGAGCTAGCTTTGCACAAGTTGGATCGTGGAATGGAGAGGCCAAAATGATCGGAGTTTCCCCAGATGATCCGGAGGTAGTTTACGTGGTTGATGAGGATAACGGTGGTTTTGGAGACTTGTACAAGTCGACTGACTCAGGTCTGTCTTACATCAGCATGGGGCACTCCAACAGGAATTACTTTGGTTACGATACAGCCGGATTTGAAAGTGGAGGACAGGCACCTAGGGACATGGATATTGCCGTAAACCCGAATAACGTGGACGAGGTTCATATTGCAGGGGTACTTACCTGGAGATCCTTGGACGGTGGTGAAAACTTTATCTGTACCTCAGATTGGATCCCTGGGCAAGCAGCCAGTGCGGGTAGAGGATATCACCATGCCGATGTGGACATTCTGGAGTTTGTTGGTTCTACGCTTTACGTAGGTTCTGACGGAGGAATATTTAAAGCCACAGACACGGAGAATCTGAATGCTAACTATTATGAAGATCTGACTGCTGGTTTGGGTATTCGCCAACTCTACAGAATAGGAGTATCTCAGACCGCTGATGTAAAAATTACTACCGGTTCACAGGACAATGGAAGTACCTGGTATACCGAGGCAGTTGGATGGAGAGACTGGCTCGGTGCGGACGGGATGGAAGGCTTTATCGCCCTAAGCAGCAATAACCTGATGTTTGGGACAACTCAATTTGGTCAGCTTTACCGCTCCACCAACGGTGGAAACTCATACTCGGGCTTACCCGAACCTGGCCAGGGTCAAGGAAACTGGGTTTCACCTTTTGAACAAGATCCTTCTGTAGCCGGGACCATTTATGTAGGATATAACATCGTTTATCGATCTACCAACAACGGTGCTGGTGGCAGCTGGAGCGCGATTTCTCAGAATTTCGGAGGGAATCTGGACGAAATGAAAGTAGCCCCAGTAATAACCAGGTGA
- a CDS encoding sodium:solute symporter, which translates to MKPLHILLLIAAYFLVLLFISYITGRDDSNENFFKAGRQSPWYVVAFGMVGASLSGVTFISVPGWIGDSQFSYLQVVLGYLVGYFVVALVLMPIYYRLNVTSIYQYLDQRFGTTSYRTGAFYFFISRILGAAFRLYLVAIVLQQFVFDSYGIPFEVTVILSILLIWIYTFRGGIKTIVWTDTLQTFFMILAVIMAIYLITDNLDWSFGQFLASEEFGEYNKVFFTEDFLARNYFLKSFIGGMFITICMTGLDQDMMQKNLTCRNLKDAQKNMISFSFVLVGVTVLFMMLGALLYIFAAKNGIGIPLMDGKPKTDLLFPEIALNSGLGLTLAVSFMLGLIAAAYSSADSALTSLTTSFCVDFLQIDKKDEIKQKKIRKRVHLGMSALLVVVIIVFKYVLTSNVIDSLLVIAGYTYGPLLGLFAFGIFTKFQVRDKYVWIVTVISVVLIALIAQIPAEALGGYQVGYELLPLNGLITFLGLILLRTKKN; encoded by the coding sequence ATGAAGCCACTCCACATTCTCCTGCTGATCGCTGCTTATTTCCTGGTTCTTTTGTTTATTTCTTATATCACCGGCCGGGACGACAGTAATGAGAACTTTTTTAAAGCGGGAAGACAGTCTCCCTGGTATGTGGTGGCCTTCGGTATGGTTGGCGCCTCCCTCTCTGGGGTGACATTTATCTCGGTTCCTGGGTGGATAGGCGACTCTCAGTTCAGTTACTTACAAGTGGTCTTAGGCTATTTGGTGGGATATTTTGTGGTAGCCCTGGTGTTAATGCCTATCTATTATCGGCTTAATGTAACCTCTATCTATCAGTATTTGGACCAACGTTTCGGTACAACCAGCTACAGGACCGGAGCCTTTTATTTCTTTATTTCCAGGATCCTGGGAGCCGCCTTCAGACTATATCTGGTGGCTATTGTACTGCAGCAATTTGTTTTTGACAGCTACGGTATACCTTTCGAAGTGACCGTGATATTGTCAATCCTGCTGATCTGGATCTACACGTTCAGAGGTGGTATCAAAACAATAGTCTGGACAGATACCTTACAAACCTTTTTTATGATCCTGGCGGTGATCATGGCCATTTACCTGATCACGGACAATCTGGACTGGAGTTTTGGGCAATTTCTGGCATCGGAGGAATTTGGGGAGTATAATAAAGTGTTTTTCACTGAAGACTTTCTTGCGCGAAATTATTTCCTGAAGTCCTTTATCGGGGGTATGTTCATTACCATCTGTATGACTGGATTGGACCAGGATATGATGCAAAAGAACCTGACTTGCCGCAATTTGAAGGATGCCCAAAAGAACATGATCAGTTTCAGTTTTGTCCTGGTTGGAGTCACTGTCCTTTTTATGATGTTGGGAGCCCTGCTTTACATCTTCGCGGCCAAGAATGGTATCGGTATTCCGTTGATGGATGGTAAACCCAAGACCGACCTACTCTTTCCTGAAATAGCTTTGAACAGTGGGCTGGGGCTCACTCTGGCTGTTAGTTTTATGCTTGGACTGATCGCTGCAGCTTACAGCAGTGCAGATAGCGCATTAACCTCTCTGACCACCTCTTTCTGTGTAGATTTTCTGCAGATCGACAAAAAGGATGAGATCAAACAGAAAAAGATCAGAAAGCGGGTTCACTTAGGTATGAGTGCACTCTTGGTGGTGGTTATAATCGTATTCAAATACGTACTAACCAGTAATGTGATAGACAGTCTACTGGTCATTGCTGGTTACACTTATGGCCCGCTGTTGGGTTTGTTCGCCTTTGGGATCTTCACCAAGTTCCAGGTCAGGGATAAATACGTATGGATAGTGACTGTGATCTCCGTGGTATTGATCGCACTTATTGCACAGATCCCGGCAGAAGCCTTGGGTGGGTACCAGGTGGGTTATGAACTATTACCCCTGAACGGCTTGATCACTTTCCTTGGTCTAATATTGCTCCGTACCAAGAAGAACTAA
- a CDS encoding CoA-binding protein, with amino-acid sequence MNLSRSISEAAKTLVLGASTNTNRYSYLAIKRLLEHGHQVVGVGRDEAEVLGVHISSTLEPVAGIDTVTIYVNPTNQYLFADYILSLKPRRVIFNPGSENPSLYAKLLEADIDVEVACTLVLLGTEQY; translated from the coding sequence ATGAACCTATCCCGATCTATCTCCGAAGCTGCAAAGACACTCGTCTTAGGAGCAAGTACCAATACTAACCGATATTCCTATTTAGCGATTAAACGATTGCTTGAGCATGGCCACCAGGTAGTGGGCGTTGGGAGAGATGAGGCTGAAGTCCTTGGAGTTCATATTAGCTCCACTTTAGAGCCCGTTGCGGGGATTGACACGGTGACCATCTATGTGAATCCCACTAACCAATACCTTTTTGCGGATTATATACTCAGTTTAAAACCACGGCGTGTCATTTTTAATCCTGGCTCAGAGAACCCTTCGCTCTATGCCAAGTTGTTGGAAGCCGATATTGATGTGGAGGTAGCCTGTACCTTAGTTCTTCTTGGTACGGAGCAATATTAG
- a CDS encoding TonB-dependent receptor domain-containing protein — protein MRQLSILLFLLLPLFAFSTTDPDTDVPRKISGTVIDQALNQPLPYVTVAIKNTAGEILTGAVTDDDGNFEIKEVPDGTFTVSVQYIGYKTYNAEVVIERGSRNINLGQIFLEEDVEALDEVTVTAERTTIEQKLDRKVINVGKDLTTAGPTASDIMNNLPSVSVDQQTGVLALRGNTNVRVMVDGKFTNVPVAQLLKQIPSTAIKQIELITNPSAKYNPEGMSGIVNIILHKNTQVGFNGSTNVALTYDKQPKFNAGVDMNYRNGKVNLFGNWAHNTSKNENYGNIFRPDENSEQFFFFLDDSQSNLFKGGLDFYLDDKNTISVFTNQNIFDGGTDGTTDIVLYNDPFAGEVQLFSNFRDNMSSQYNFDYKRDFDKDGHNIELEADYNIFNGEEDATFLFRGNMPTIEDYVDAIDTERDRLTINLDYVNPLSESTKLELGAEARLFNSDIGRMTNQQVINPFDVSGPLVNGPSTDFDYSRDIYSLYATFGKNWEKWSVQAGLRAEFVDVIANTIETYQPGVVTDDLTNVDTDPDVTVTRDGDNILKNFVNDYYQVYPSAFVTYTPSEKNQFQVSYSRRVDRPGLEQVNPIREWATPRISSFGKTSLLPQFTNSMEINYTRSLEKGTITAGVFYRMIEDEINRALFVDRTDLNKVILTYDNFENTNAYGLEISSNYRPTKWWNFNASFDMFSQTQKGVSERLADVENPTEADIIQESFEVDNTAWNLRMINNFKATKDLTFTAFAMYRGRARTLQFTIDPMFMFNVGARYSVFDGQGTFSLNYNDIFDTMYFAFDGELPYRQVGAFNWESQTWNVSFNYRFGGGKYRAKSRKRRDDNEKSGSGGIF, from the coding sequence ATGAGACAGTTATCTATTCTCCTGTTCCTACTATTACCCTTATTTGCCTTTTCCACCACCGATCCGGACACCGATGTGCCTCGAAAGATCAGTGGTACTGTGATCGATCAGGCCCTCAACCAACCTTTACCTTATGTGACTGTTGCCATAAAAAATACTGCCGGTGAAATTTTGACCGGTGCAGTAACAGACGACGACGGAAATTTTGAAATTAAGGAGGTCCCGGACGGAACTTTTACCGTCAGTGTCCAATATATTGGATATAAGACCTACAACGCCGAAGTGGTCATTGAGCGAGGTAGCCGAAATATAAATTTGGGGCAAATCTTCCTGGAAGAAGATGTGGAAGCCCTGGACGAGGTTACGGTTACGGCAGAGAGAACGACAATCGAGCAAAAGTTAGACCGTAAAGTGATCAATGTCGGAAAAGACCTGACCACGGCAGGACCAACGGCCTCGGATATCATGAACAACCTGCCTTCCGTCTCCGTAGATCAGCAAACCGGAGTCCTTGCCCTGAGAGGAAATACCAACGTACGGGTAATGGTAGATGGTAAATTCACCAATGTTCCCGTAGCGCAGTTGCTCAAGCAGATACCATCGACAGCCATCAAACAGATCGAACTCATCACCAATCCTTCGGCTAAATACAATCCGGAAGGGATGAGCGGGATCGTCAATATCATCCTTCATAAGAATACACAAGTTGGCTTTAATGGAAGCACTAACGTAGCCCTAACCTATGACAAGCAGCCTAAGTTCAACGCCGGTGTGGATATGAACTACCGAAACGGAAAAGTGAACCTCTTCGGCAATTGGGCTCACAATACATCCAAAAACGAGAATTACGGAAATATCTTCCGACCAGACGAGAATTCAGAGCAGTTTTTTTTCTTCCTGGACGACAGTCAGTCTAACTTGTTTAAAGGAGGCCTGGACTTTTATCTGGATGATAAGAATACGATCTCTGTCTTTACCAACCAGAATATCTTTGACGGTGGAACGGACGGAACCACCGACATCGTGTTGTATAACGACCCATTTGCGGGTGAAGTACAACTATTCTCCAACTTCAGGGACAATATGTCCTCTCAATACAACTTTGATTACAAGCGCGATTTTGACAAGGACGGTCACAACATCGAGCTGGAAGCCGATTACAACATTTTTAATGGAGAAGAGGATGCGACCTTCCTTTTTAGAGGAAATATGCCTACCATTGAGGACTATGTGGATGCCATCGATACAGAAAGAGATCGTTTGACCATTAACCTGGATTATGTCAACCCACTTTCTGAGTCGACCAAATTGGAACTGGGAGCTGAAGCACGGCTGTTCAACTCTGATATTGGCCGAATGACCAATCAGCAGGTCATCAATCCATTTGATGTCAGCGGACCGCTGGTCAATGGACCGAGTACAGACTTCGATTACAGTCGGGACATCTATTCCCTCTATGCTACTTTCGGAAAGAACTGGGAGAAATGGAGTGTTCAGGCCGGGTTGCGTGCGGAATTTGTCGATGTGATTGCTAATACCATTGAGACCTATCAACCAGGTGTGGTCACCGACGACCTGACCAATGTTGATACCGATCCTGACGTCACCGTGACCAGAGATGGAGACAACATCCTGAAGAATTTCGTGAATGACTACTACCAGGTATATCCATCAGCCTTTGTGACCTACACGCCTTCAGAGAAGAACCAATTCCAGGTAAGTTATAGCCGCCGCGTAGACCGACCAGGTTTAGAACAGGTTAATCCTATCAGGGAGTGGGCAACTCCAAGGATCAGTTCTTTTGGAAAAACCAGCCTATTACCTCAGTTTACCAACTCCATGGAGATCAACTATACCCGCTCACTGGAAAAAGGAACCATTACCGCTGGAGTTTTCTACCGAATGATCGAGGACGAGATCAACAGGGCCTTGTTCGTAGACCGTACAGACCTCAACAAAGTGATCCTGACTTACGACAACTTTGAGAATACGAATGCCTACGGGCTTGAGATCTCTAGTAACTATCGTCCTACCAAATGGTGGAACTTCAACGCCAGTTTCGATATGTTCAGTCAAACCCAGAAAGGGGTGAGTGAAAGGCTGGCCGATGTGGAGAACCCAACCGAGGCAGATATTATACAGGAGTCTTTTGAGGTGGACAACACAGCCTGGAACCTGAGGATGATCAATAACTTCAAGGCCACCAAAGACCTGACCTTTACCGCCTTTGCCATGTACAGGGGAAGAGCGAGGACCTTGCAGTTCACCATAGACCCTATGTTCATGTTCAATGTGGGAGCCCGCTATTCCGTATTTGATGGCCAGGGAACCTTCAGCCTGAACTACAACGACATCTTTGACACCATGTACTTTGCTTTCGACGGAGAACTACCCTACAGACAAGTAGGAGCCTTCAATTGGGAAAGTCAAACCTGGAACGTAAGTTTCAACTACCGATTTGGTGGTGGGAAGTACCGGGCCAAGTCCAGAAAACGTCGTGACGATAACGAAAAATCCGGTAGCGGAGGAATTTTCTAG